The Candidatus Woesearchaeota archaeon sequence TGGACGAACTTCCGGTGCATCTGTTGGACCAGTGTATGCTATTTTTGGAAGCGCATCCGCGTAGGCGACATTGCCTGAAATGTCAGTCATGCCATTGCTTGCTGCGCTGAAAAAGCCCGAGTTTGAAAGCCCAATTACGGCAACAACCCCAACAATAATAAGAAGAGTACGCGCAAAGCGCCCATCGTTTCGTTCATCTCGACGTTCAGCCATGAAATCACCTTTTTTAAAATAGAACGATACAGAGAAGGGGAATATATAAAGTTTATTGACTTATTCACAAATCAAGGTGGTCACATTGCGGGCAAGCAGGTACTGCCAGCATCCCTCCGGCCTGCGAGTGTCAGAGCAAAATCCCTGTGTTGCATTGGAGTGATACGCAAGGCAAAAGCCGAGGCAAGAATCTTCTTGAAAACAGGGGCTGCCTGCATCAGCGAGAGGCCGGGGATTGGGAGCTTGAGGTCTGATGTCGGTGGGTGGTGATGGATGTTGATACCGTACTGGCACAACCTGAGGTACAGAAGGAACAAATTCTTCATAGCCAACCGCAACTTCCTGATAGGTTGGAACAACATGGACAAAACTGAGATTTTTCGGCGGTGCAGAGCATGCGGTGAGAAAGAAAGTAAGGAACATAATGTATACTGCTTTGTTCATGCTGCCACCCGGTGGATCTGGTATGTAAAAATAAAAATGGTTGAACGAGTTAGTTAAGGGTACGGAACCGCTGCACATTCGTCGCGCGTTTCGTGCCGGAAAAGCGAACCATATCGCCGACATTGAGTTTGGAGGTGGAGAGGTAGGGTATCGGGTCACCGCCGATGGGTTTGAGCATGCCTTCATAGCGTTTTGTATAGACGCGATGGTTGGAGTCAGTAAATTGTGGCGCGCCAGAACCAGTTGCGACCAGCCGCCGGGTAAGAATTGTTCCTCGAGTTACTACAGGCATACTATCACCAAATAAGATTAAGAATGTGGGATTTAAAATGATTGTGGTTTTGGAAAAAGAAAAGAGAAAAAAAAGAAGCCTTTAAATATAAGTTCATCTAATGAACTGATTAGTTCACCATGAGAACCAATATAGCGTCCTATGTGCTTGAATCGGAGAACCGAAGGGAGATAGTAAAAACGCTATTTGAATATCCCCAGCGGCAGTGGAGTTGTTCTGCACTTGAAGAAACAACGGCCATGCCGCACGCAACGGTTTTTAGGACACTGCGGGGACTCACACACCATGGATTGCTCAAGAGCTTTAAAATAAACAAGAAAGATATCCTCTACGAACTGGTACAAGAATCCCCACTCCGAGAAGAATTACAGCACATCTTGAATTTGGAACAACGAGTAGCACGAAAAATTGCTGCACGATTTGTAGCAAAGATACAGCCAAAATCAAGCGTTAGCATTATTTTATATGGCTCAAGCGTACAAGGAACGATAACACCCGAGAGTGATATTGATATCCTTGTCGTGCTCGAAAAACACAACCAACAACAAGAAGAAGAGATA is a genomic window containing:
- a CDS encoding nucleotidyltransferase domain-containing protein codes for the protein MRTNIASYVLESENRREIVKTLFEYPQRQWSCSALEETTAMPHATVFRTLRGLTHHGLLKSFKINKKDILYELVQESPLREELQHILNLEQRVARKIAARFVAKIQPKSSVSIILYGSSVQGTITPESDIDILVVLEKHNQQQEEEIHRAAAQISSGVNKTVAVTIMTKREIQHEKNSQFLTAVQKQMEVLYGKTPF